A region from the Lolium perenne isolate Kyuss_39 chromosome 4, Kyuss_2.0, whole genome shotgun sequence genome encodes:
- the LOC127293627 gene encoding uncharacterized protein, whose translation MARHGGGGVVPEITVVSGGGGGIAYPGGAARAYTPGPSPHQVPIEIEEQIYSPMFGNIAVPDSRGCCSGFVASVTKILFILHLLGFIALTVFLGVQASSHQNRTYKPFANFIPLASSVIVSVFAACFWTILAVTNPPKAIKTSLWAAPVLALACDVVILLVGDGAALGIGVLIVVIAIAAALYSCWATGPRLQHGAAVLAASVNGAHLPFSASCLVVFVIFAAVGYMAFWTVAISCIAAVEGRLMNFQMIYVAALLVSMSWTMQVLRYFVYVAVARLAHARLVYGVRMPGGAVEAFCGTLSGPAFGDICMGAVVVPVIAAVRSFARVINTVTGGNDEFLFTCQGCCLTASDKMMGRVNRWGFVHVGARGKVFCVASRDVWSLFVLRGMAKLVDSDLTGSFCFLSALTGGALASLVAGSWALAMDRDHKNQALPIAIYSFLIGYYMCRMMIAWPQACVAAYHVAYAENPQNPHLGTLIPDHLRELDALAAD comes from the exons ATGGcgaggcacggcggcggcggcgtcgtcccCGAGATCACCGTcgtcagcggcggcggcggcggcattgcTTACCCGGGCGGGGCGGCGCGTGCGTACACGCCGGGGCCGAGCCCTCACCAG GTGCCAATCGAAATAGAAGAGCAAATATACTCCCCCATGTTTGGTAACATTGCTGTGCCTGACAGTCGAGGTTGCTGTAGTGGTTTCGTTGCCAGTGTCACAAAGATCCTGTTCATCTTGCACCTCCTTGGTTTCATCGCCCTCACAGTCTTCCTGGGAGTCCAGGCTTCTTCCCACCAGAATCGTACCTACAAGCCCTTTGCCAACTTCATTCCTCTTGCCTCTTCTGTGATAGTATCTGTTTTTGCTGCCTGCTTTTGGACTATCCTTGCTGTCACTAATCCTCCAAAAGCCATCAAAACGTCTCTCTGGGCAGCTCCTGTCCTCGCACTTGCTTGCGATGTAGTCATACTCCTTGTCGGTGATGGTGCTGCCCTGGGTATTGGAGTGCTCATAGTTGTGATTGCCATTGCAGCGGCACTATACAGCTGTTGGGCCACTGGTCCACGTCTTCAGCATGGCGCTGCAGTACTTGCTGCCTCTGTCAATGGAGCACATTTGCCATTTAGTGCTTCTTGCCTTGTTGTTTTTGTTATCTTTGCTGCAGTTGGCTATATGGCCTTCTGGACAGTTGCCATCAGCTGCATTGCAGCTGTAGAAGGACGCTTAATGAACTTCCAGATGATCTATGTGGCTGCACTCCTAGTAAGCATGTCATGGACCATGCAAGTGCTGCGATACTTCGTCTATGTGGCCGTGGCAAGACTGGCACATGCACGGCTAGTCTATGGAGTACGTATGCCAGGCGGTGCTGTTGAAGCTTTCTGTGGCACACTATCAGGGCCAGCCTTTGGTGACATATGCATGGGGGCTGTGGTTGTCCCGGTGATTGCAGCAGTAAGGAGTTTTGCTCGAGTGATAAACACTGTCACAGGGGGCAACGACGAGTTCCTTTTCACATGCCAGGGCTGCTGCCTGACTGCATCGGATAAAATGATGGGACGGGTGAACCGCTGGGGTTTTGTGCATGTGGGGGCTCGGGGGAAGGTGTTCTGCGTGGCTTCAAGGGATGTCTGGTCCCTTTTTGTTCTCCGTGGGATGGCAAAGCTTGTTGATTCAGACCTCACTGGTTCCTTCTGCTTCCTTTCGGCTCTCACAGGAGGCGCTTTGGCCTCACtggttgctggctcatgggcacTAGCCATGGATAGGGATCATAAGAACCAAGCTCTGCCCATTGCGATCTATTCATTTCTCATTGGCTATTACATG TGCCGAATGATGATTGCGTGGCCACAGGCTTGCGTTGCAGCATATCATGTCGCATATGCAGAGAACCCGCAAAATCCTCACCTGGGAACACTGATACCAGACCACCTGCGTGAGCTCGACGCTCTAGCTGCAGATTGA